A DNA window from Calliphora vicina chromosome 1, idCalVici1.1, whole genome shotgun sequence contains the following coding sequences:
- the Tgs1 gene encoding trimethylguanosine synthase — protein MSQYFIESKSKQPIFFNFNRILQNQESGIDFDLFIREFQENFELEQLENWIKFWSKEGEEQVLQTWNEKYKDYLKTEKEPEVRGETVSLKEANKEYEKETEHLETPRTDSDILPEKSWDDLWHEHREEIYCEQYLIFTTIFYNYFLDLKKSIETPQAITEEDTEEEDEAIAKLTEELEQLENLGLPISFGGRPQNSSNKHKSSSKTIHYSDFFSDSEMENESSDSDIEDCDKDLSPISTKEDEDSLHSVQQKSISKIQKRKRNRKLKNVPAFILEEKGLLKYWRKRFSLFSRFDEGIRLDRESWFSVTPEKVAKHLAERLKCSIIVDGFCGSGGNVIQFALTCDKVIAIDIDPVKLEMAKHNANIYKVSHKIEFILGDFLQLAAAGKLKADTVFLSPPWGGPKYKNKKEFDIDKYLLPVSATELVSASRNVSDNIALFLPRNSSVKQIVKLAGIGKRCEIEHNYLDSRLVAITALYGDEILTKTTTT, from the coding sequence ATGAGCCAATATTTTATAGAATCCAAAAGTAAGCAgcccatattttttaattttaatcgaattttgCAAAACCAAGAAAGTGGTATAGATTTTGATTTGTTCATAAGAGAGtttcaagaaaattttgaattagaaCAGCTAGAAAATTGGATCAAATTTTGGAGTAAAGAAGGTGAAGAGCAAGTACTTCAGACATGGAATGAGAAATACAAAGATTATCTAAAAACAGAAAAGGAACCCGAAGTGCGAGGAGAAACCGTTAGCCTTAAAGAGGCGAATAAGGAATATGAAAAAGAAACTGAACATTTAGAAACACCTCGAACTGATTCAGATATATTACCAGAAAAGTCTTGGGATGATTTGTGGCATGAACACAGAGAAGAAATATACTGTGAAcagtatttaatatttaccacaatattttacaattattttttggacttgaaaaaatccattgaaaCTCCTCAAGCTATTACAGAAGAGGACACAGAAGAAGAAGACGAAGCTATTGCAAAACTAACGGAAGAATTAgaacaattagaaaatttaggTTTACCCATATCATTTGGTGGCAGGCCACAAAATTCTAGCAACAAACATAAATCCTCTAGCAAAACTATACACTATAGTGATTTTTTCTCAGATTCCGAAATGGAGAATGAATCCAGTGACAGTGACATTGAAGATTGTGATAAAGACTTGTCACCTATCAGCACAAAAGAAGATGAGGACTCTTTGCACAGTGTACAACAGAAATCCATAAGCAAAATACAGAAGAGAAAAAGAAATCGTAAACTAAAAAATGTGCCCGCTTTTATATTGGAAGAAAAGGGTCTCTTAAAATACTGGCGCAAACGTTTTAGTCTCTTTTCACGCTTTGATGAGGGCATACGGCTGGATCGTGAAAGTTGGTTTTCTGTAACCCCTGAAAAGGTAGCCAAACATTTAGCCGAACGTCTTAAGTGCAGTATAATTGTCGACGGCTTTTGTGGCAGTGGTGGTAATGTCATACAATTTGCCTTAACCTGCGATAAGGTCATAGCCATTGATATTGACCCCGTTAAATTGGAAATGGCTAAACATAATGcaaatatttacaaagtttCCCACAAAATCGAGTTTATTTTGGGTGATTTTCTGCAGCTGGCTGCCGCTGGTAAACTTAAAGCTGATACAGTGTTTTTAAGTCCTCCCTGGGGTGGTCcaaaatacaagaataaaaaagaatttgatattgacaaatatttattgccTGTCAGTGCTACAGAATTGGTCAGTGCATCCAGAAATGTTTCCGATAATATTGCATTATTTCTACCGCGCAATTCGagtgttaaacaaattgttaaacTTGCTGGCATTGGTAAGCGTTGCGAAATTGAACATAATTATTTGGATTCACGTTTGGTGGCCATTACCGCTTTGTATGGTGATGAAATATTAACCAAGACGACAACAACTTAA
- the LOC135958531 gene encoding uncharacterized protein LOC135958531: MSLDLALSLESSAVENIENIPKYCYFCKFLLVEELCLEDDYRLLHCGRCSVIGKLQKSSEGDTLLENVRVTNLPIEFSLPEGTLSIRLLTFSYFGTQLSNNKYVEITGELVLYNTKNPQDNNHIFLTSKDIVEQLASTTNEVEHNKLFKYFHNNYKPAIKVWFVQPISRAGDLIQRNLELRMLQQQIL, translated from the exons ATGTCTTTAGACTTGGCATTGTCTTTAGAATCAAGTGCTGTGGAAAATAtcgaaaatattccaaaatactgttatttttgtaagtttttgttAGTTGAAGAATTGTGTTTGGAAGACGACTACCGGCTGTTGCACTGTGGCAGATGTAGTGTAAttggaaaattacaaaaatcctCTGAAGGTGATACTTTGTTGGAAAATGTACGCGTAACTAATTTGCCAAT CGAATTTTCACTACCCGAAGGAACCTTAAGCATACGTCTATTAACCTTTTCATATTTTGGTACTCAACTAAGCAACAATAAATACGTGGAAATAACTGGAGAATTGGTACTATACAATACTAAAAACCCCCAAGATAATAATCACATATTTTTGACTTCCAAAGATATTGTAGAACAATTAGCCTCCACCACAAACGAGGTGGAGCACAACAAgctattcaaatattttcataacaATTACAAACCAGCCATTAAAGTTTGGTTTGTACAACCAATTAGCAGAGCTGGTGACTTAATACAACGCAATTTAGAATTAAGaatgttacaacaacaaatactataA
- the LOC135958539 gene encoding transcriptional adapter 2A isoform X1 → MSFMNPVDMVEEDAADLQFPKVRGVSKKKCKKKLIKALVTPETKYLVASYNPQHFNNRLEQQIQHSTTVEDLKNNYRHDHQCACCHLALQEPYVKCADCSAELCLQCFAKGRETIKHYNNHAYIIIKDDIQIFPGPGNWTARDERVLLNSLQTQGYGNWEAVAKSLQYRYSVSECRQHYHDNYFGGIFERLLGLQHATQTYMPENMPYVVKMRSVNPPRHDDITSMQFKMMAGYRCARGDFDTPYDVTAESLLTTICESENNLRNIPAIEGPAGDQTALCVEELKLAIVRSYNHRLRERQRRYKIMRDHGLIMANRCLGWITKYADALRSEQNCKRFLAFMQLCEPVKFDLLMEGLKYFSDLQKTIFRLYELRQNGVRSMVGGSLYFKLKKKRMYEQRERVKNERQRCQYDWRKLIPNGNTTTLETFGGTYFITPTTNAMPRKKAAPMDVYGLPGFAKLSEEERKLCSVARIVPQAYLDYKNILVAENSKVGHLRLADARRLIKIDVNKTRQIYDFLIEHGHINKPN, encoded by the exons ATGTCTTTTATGAATCCCGTTGATATGGTGGAAGAAGATGCTGCCGATTTGCAGTTTCCCAAAG TTCGCGGCGTATCgaaaaagaaatgtaaaaagaaattaattaaggCTTTGGTGACACCGGAGACTAAATATTTGGTTGCCTCCTATAATCCCCAACACTTTAACAATCGCTTGGAACAGCAAATACAACATTCAACTACAGTAGAAGACTTAAAGAACAACTATAGACATGATCATCAATGTGCATGTTGCCATTTGGCTTTGCAAGAACCCTATGTAAAATGTGCCGATTGTTCAGCAGAATTATGTCTGCAATGTTTTGCTAAAGGAAGGGAAACCATAAAACATTACAATAATCATGCTTATATTATCATAAAAGATGATATACAAATATTTCCCGGTCCTGGCAATTGGACAGCACGAGATGAACGTGTACTCCTGAACAGCCTACAAACTCAAGGTTATGGTAATTGGGAGGCAGTGGCCAAATCATTGCAATATCGTTATTCGGTGTCAGAATGTCGCCAACATTATCATGATAATTATTTTGGTGGGATATTTGAGCGTTTACTGGGCCTGCAACATGCAACTCAAACTTATATGCCCGAAAATATGCCATATGTGGTAAAAATGCGTTCAGTAAATCCACCCAGACATGATGATATTACCTCCATGCAATTCAAAATGATGGCTGGTTATCGGTGTGCACGTGGAGACTTTGATACACCCTACGATGTAACAGCCGAAAGTCTTTTGACCACCATATGCGAATCGGAAAATAATCTACGTAATATTCCTGCCATCGAAGGGCCGGCTGGGGATCAGACAGCTTTGTGTGTAGAGGAACTGAAATTAGCTATAGTAAGATCCTATAATCATCGTTTAAG aGAGCGTCAACGTCGTTATAAAATTATGCGAGATCATGGTTTGATAATGGCAAATCGTTGCCTGGGTTGGATTACAAAATATGCAGATGCTTTGCGTTCAGAACAGAATTGTAAACGGTTTTTGGCCTTTATGCAGCTGTGTGAACCGGTGAAATTTGATTTGCTAATGGagggtttaaaatattttagtgaTTTACAAAAGACCATATTTCG tttGTACGAACTGCGGCAAAATGGTGTACGCAGCATGGTTGGTggttctttatattttaaattgaaaaagaaacgTATGTACGAACAACGAGAACGTGTTAAAAATGAACGGCAACGTTGTCAATACGATTGGCGTAAATTGATACCAAACGGCAACACAACAACACTGGAAACATTTGGCGGCACCTATTTTATAACACCCACTACAAATGCAATGCCCAGAAAAAAAGCAGCCCCCATGGATGTATATG GTTTACCCGGCTTTGCCAAACTCAGTGAAGAGGAACGTAAACTGTGCAGTGTGGCCCGCATTGTGCCACAGGCATATTtagattataaaaatattttagtggCTGAAAACTCTAAAGTGGGACATTTACGTTTGGCCGATGCCCGTCGTTTAATTAAAATCGATGTGAATAAGACTCGTcaaatttatgattttcttatagaacaTGGTCATATTAATAAAcctaattga